GTGAACTCCTCGCTTGAAGTCATGACCGAACTGATGCGCCATGTGCGGGTCAACCGCGAGACGCTCTCGCACGCATTACAAGGAGGCGGACTGCTGGCCACCGAACTGGCCGATTATTTGGTCATGAAAGGTGTGCCGTTTCGTGAGGCGCACGGCATTACGGGGCGAATCGTTCGAACTGCCCTCGATCAAGGATGTGACGTCACCGAGCTTTCACTCGAATCGTTACAAGAATTTTCCGAGCACATCGCACAAGATGTGTTTTCACGGTTGACTGCCGTGGCTGCCATCGATCACAAAAGACAAATCGGTGGAACCGCTCACGCTCGAGTGGATCGGCGGATCAAGGAGCTGGAGAAATACCTCGCATGAGAGCCCTGGTGATTCTGATCGCAGCCGGTCTGTTACTTGCGTGTGGCGTCGTAGGTTCTCCTGTTCCACCTGAATATGTGGGAGTCGCCCCTACTATTGAAAAACAAAAGAGCCAACATGCACTCCAGGCAGAACGTGATGCAGCAGATGTGGCAGTTCCTGACTTGTCCCTGGAGGGACACGACATCGGTCTTCCACCTTCACAGCCGGTGGGGACCCGATGACGCTTGCTGGATAAACCTACTTTGAACAAGGATCGAGACGATGCATAGCTTTGAGTACCAACAGGGCGAACTGTATTGCGAGCAAGTACCAGTCAGCCGAATTGCGAAAGAACTGGGCACTCCTTGTTATATCTACAGCCATGAGACCCTCATTCGCCATTTTCATGCTTATGACAGTGCGTTCAAGGATATTCCGCACGTCATCGCCTTTGCCATGAAGGCCAACTCCAACCTCGCCATTCTTCGGTTGATGACGCGAGAAGGGAGCGGAGTGGATATTGTATCAGGCGGTGAGCTGTTTAGAGCCCTGAAGGCTGGTGTGCCGGCATCCAAGATCGTCTTTGCCGGTGTCGGTAAGTCACCGGATGAAATTCGGGACGCGCTCAAGGCGGGTATCCTCATGTTCAACGTCGAGTCTGCGGCCGAAATCCACGCGATCAACAATGTTGCGGCTTCGGTCGGCATGAAGGCTCGAATTGCGTTGCGAATCAATCCGGATGTGGACCCCAAAACACATCCGTATATTTCCACGGGGATGAAAAAGAGCAAGTTCGGCATCGCAGCTGATCGCGCGCTGGAAGAATACAAAATGGCCTCCTCGCTAAGCCACATCGACGTCGTGGGAGTTCATGCCCACATCGGCTCACAGTTGACGGATGTGACGCCGTTCGTCGACTCCCTAAAGAAAGTCGTGGCACTGATCGACACCCTGAAGAATCATGGCATCAATATCCGTTATCTGAATATCGGCGGTGGACTCGGCATCACCTATTCTGATGAGAAGCCGCCGTTGCCTCAGGACCTAGCTCATGCGATTTCGCCCCTCGTCAAGGGTTTAGGGCTGACTCTAGTCATGGAACCAGGCCGTGTCATTGTTGGCAATGCCGGCATCCTGATCACCAAAGCCTTGTACGAGAAAGCCGGTGAGACAAAGCACTTCGTCATT
This Nitrospira sp. DNA region includes the following protein-coding sequences:
- the lysA gene encoding diaminopimelate decarboxylase; amino-acid sequence: MHSFEYQQGELYCEQVPVSRIAKELGTPCYIYSHETLIRHFHAYDSAFKDIPHVIAFAMKANSNLAILRLMTREGSGVDIVSGGELFRALKAGVPASKIVFAGVGKSPDEIRDALKAGILMFNVESAAEIHAINNVAASVGMKARIALRINPDVDPKTHPYISTGMKKSKFGIAADRALEEYKMASSLSHIDVVGVHAHIGSQLTDVTPFVDSLKKVVALIDTLKNHGINIRYLNIGGGLGITYSDEKPPLPQDLAHAISPLVKGLGLTLVMEPGRVIVGNAGILITKALYEKAGETKHFVIVDAAMNDLIRPSLYGAYHEIRPVTEAAIHRPKQMVDIVGPVCESGDFLAKERSLPNIQPDDLLAVMSAGAYGFVMASNYNSRPRVPEVLVKGGNFYIIRERETYDDLIKGERIPSFLNETE